A stretch of DNA from Rickettsia hoogstraalii:
ATTTGTAGCTCCGAATGATGAATTTACAGTACCGGTAACAATATTTAATAACCTAAAAGATTCAGGAAATGCTCAGGTTTTTCTAAATATTGAAACAAGTGAAGGACTTAAAATATTAGATTATCCTAAAGAGATACCGATAGACGAAAATAAGGAAGCTACTATTAATGTTAAATTAAAAGCGACTGATAAACTCGGTTCAGCAGATTTAAAGGTTGTGGCTTCTATAAATCACCTAAAGCCGGGTATAATATCTATGGCAGTAGTGCATAGCTCCGAATTAACTAGTACTACGAGCGTTCGCCCTGCTAGTCCGAGCGTTACAACAGTTGATACAGGCTTTATTACAGACAACAAAGCTAATTTAAAAATCTTGCGGGATTTATATCCTGAATTTGCTAAGCTGCAAATTTCCGCTTCTAAATCACCGCTAGCTATTATTTCCGGCTTTAAAGATCTCCTAGATAATTATCCTTATGGTTGCACTGAGCAATTAATAAGCCAAAATTTTGCTAATGTTTTATTATATGATGAACAAGAGCTAGTTCAGATTCTTAAAACTGATCGTAAAAAAATGGATGAATCATTATCGAAAATATTCCAAACTTTATCGGAACGTCAAAATTATGACGGTGGATTTAGATATTGGAACAATTTTAATGACGATTCCGATCCATTTATTTCCGTTTATGCTATGCATTTCTTAAGCGAGGGAGCAACTAGATATTTAGCCGTTCCAAGTGATATTTTTAATCAAGGTATTTACTACTTAGAGAATATGGCGAATAGATCAATCAGCTCTTTAAATGAAGCAAGAGAAAAAGCATATGCGGTTTATATCCTGACAAAAAATAGCGTTATTACTACAAGCTATATTGCAAATATTTTAAAATATTTAGACGAGTACCATAAAAATACATGGCAGGATGATTTAACTAGCGTTTATTTAGCCTCTAGCTATAAAATGCTGCAAATGAATGAAGAAGCGGATAAATTATTAGATAGATTTACTCTAAATAAACCTATATCAAAAACAGACTATCAGTATTATAATCCTCTAATAAAATATAGTCAGTATTTATACTTAATTTCTATGCATTTTCCGGAAAAGTTGAAAAACTTTGACCCAAAAATTGTACAGGATATCGCTCTTTTTGCTAAGGGTAACTATAATAGTCTATCAGCAAGCTACGCCATTATGGCAAGCCTTGCATATGCTGATAAGATAAATAATGTAGATGAGGCTACTATTAAAGTAACCTCTAACGATAAAGAAGTTACTTTAAAAGGCGATAAAGTGATGATTGCTGAGCTGTCGGTAGAAAATAAGGATATCGACTTAACATCCTCAAGTAACGGCTTCTTCTATCAGCTTCTAACTTCAGGCTATGATAAGCAATTAACAGAAAATAAAGAGATAGTTAAAGGCATAGAAATAACCAAAAAATATCTCGATGAAAATAATAAAGAGATTAGCAAAGTAAAATTAGGTGATAATATTACGGTGGAAATCACCATGCGTTCAGGTAGTAATAAAACCTTGAGCAATATGGTGATACTTGATTTATTACCTGCAGGCTTCGAGCTTTTACCGGATAACAACAACGTAAATATATTAGAACGCACGCAAGAAGTAATGATATGGAAACCGATATATATAAATAATCGTGATGATAGAGTTATGATTTTCGGTACTATTTCTGATCAAAAAATGACGTATCAGTATAAAATCAAAGCGGTTAATAAAGGCATATTCGCAACTCCCGCTATTTACAGCGAAGCTATGTATGACCCTCATACCTATTATCGCGGCACTATAGGAAGCATCATTGTGGAGTAGTGTTCCGCATGGTTTGTTTTATGTTATTCCCGTGAAGCATTGTTGCGTAGACCGGTAAATGCTCTCTATGTCATTCCTAGCTAAAAGCACAAGAATCTTATTATACAGCTTTAGACCTTAGTGAAGATTCTAAGTTTAAACTCGGTATATATTACAAAGTGACGAATTTATCGGAGCAGAACCATAATGAATTTGCTCTCAACTATATATAGTATTATTTATCAGCTATATAAAATGCATTATTCTTATGAGTTAGGTTACTTTTAGCAATCTCAAGCAGAATCTAAATTCGCCTTTAAAAATTCCGGAGCAAAATCTGCCCCGTTAGACCAACTAATAGTTTGCAATTCTTCATCTATCGTCACTTTATTAAATAAATTTTTATCTTGAAGCGGTTCAAAAATTGAGCCTTTAAGATGTGGATATAGGTTTATAATACCTTTTGTTCCATCATCAAAAACTAATTCTAAATAATAATCATCTATATAACTTACAGATATTACATGCAACATCTTTACTCCAATGGGGCTATAGAATTTAATGGTTCACCATTTTGTG
This window harbors:
- a CDS encoding DUF2442 domain-containing protein, with the protein product MLHVISVSYIDDYYLELVFDDGTKGIINLYPHLKGSIFEPLQDKNLFNKVTIDEELQTISWSNGADFAPEFLKANLDSA